One stretch of Pedobacter riviphilus DNA includes these proteins:
- a CDS encoding YybH family protein, translated as MKRILVIALFLTSFSAFAQNAKEKQAILNLLEKQRTDWNKGDVEAFMQGYEKSDSLLFVGKNGPTYGWQKTLDNYKKGYPDKSAMGFLVFGIKKVEFLKPDLAFVLGSWNVKREKDELKGYFTLLIKKIKGEWKVIADHSS; from the coding sequence ATGAAAAGAATACTCGTAATTGCATTATTTTTAACTTCCTTTAGCGCTTTTGCTCAAAATGCGAAAGAGAAGCAAGCCATACTTAATTTACTCGAAAAACAACGAACAGATTGGAACAAAGGTGATGTTGAAGCCTTTATGCAGGGTTATGAAAAATCAGACAGTTTACTTTTTGTAGGTAAAAACGGACCAACTTATGGCTGGCAAAAAACATTGGATAATTATAAAAAAGGTTACCCCGATAAATCTGCCATGGGATTTTTGGTGTTTGGTATAAAAAAGGTCGAATTTTTGAAACCCGATCTGGCTTTTGTGCTGGGCAGCTGGAATGTTAAGCGTGAAAAGGACGAATTAAAAGGATATTTTACGCTTTTGATCAAAAAAATTAAGGGCGAATGGAAGGTGATCGCCGATCATAGCAGTTAA
- a CDS encoding sugar O-acetyltransferase, with the protein MENNILSEKQKMLAGKAYQAGDAELAKERLKAREIVFEFNNLAPKFIKQRKELLKRLFGKTERMFYVEPPFRCDYGYNIEIGDNFYANFNLVILDCAKVSIGNNVFIAPNVAIYTAGHPIHAHLRDQEYEWAQEITIGNSVWIGGNVVVNPGVKIGSNVVIGSGSVVTRDIPDNVFAAGNPCRVIRQLTDADKDYYYKDFKLGE; encoded by the coding sequence ATGGAAAACAATATCCTTAGCGAAAAACAAAAAATGCTGGCAGGAAAAGCATACCAGGCAGGTGATGCTGAGCTGGCAAAAGAAAGATTGAAAGCCCGCGAAATTGTTTTCGAGTTTAATAACCTGGCTCCAAAATTTATTAAACAGCGCAAGGAATTACTGAAAAGACTTTTCGGCAAAACAGAAAGGATGTTTTACGTAGAACCTCCATTTAGATGCGACTATGGTTACAATATCGAAATCGGCGATAATTTTTACGCAAATTTTAACCTCGTTATTTTAGATTGTGCCAAAGTGAGTATTGGTAACAACGTTTTTATTGCACCAAACGTAGCCATTTATACGGCAGGACATCCTATCCATGCACATTTACGTGATCAGGAGTATGAGTGGGCGCAGGAAATTACTATTGGCAACAGCGTTTGGATTGGGGGCAACGTGGTAGTTAATCCGGGAGTAAAAATAGGCTCAAATGTGGTCATCGGGTCGGGAAGCGTGGTTACAAGGGATATTCCGGATAATGTTTTCGCAGCTGGAAACCCATGCAGGGTAATCCGCCAGTTAACCGATGCAGATAAAGATTATTATTATAAGGATTTTAAACTGGGCGAATAG
- a CDS encoding S41 family peptidase — translation MKTALPFLFLFFLFSSGFAQRISKVEAIEDIELLDKTIRAVHYNPFLFTSSFKYLQKVNELKRSLPDSIETRFLTLKLGEITGIINDAHTAPSVIQSIFQADFRKPVFLPLTFVADKNGKAYSDGKSSRDIIPAGAEIISVNGISVSEFYKASALRVGGLQTYRNEIAVKMMGYNLYLSGIRPPFKVVYRHQQKKVIKEIEKGAILHDIIGDAFPNLVNKPYAFNVLNNKVAHIELNTLAGDYHPYLKFFDSCFTIIKQKNIKAVAIDIRKNTGGNSINADLLLGFFNSKRYMLSTGKNWKISQLYKDKLMKQGDSSNQYLKEQNNSIWQIKTCEPYAPKYTSEDAFFKGQVYLITGPMTFSSANMFADGVKQFKLATLVGESTGENTNDFGEGYRFQLPNSKISVSVSTSLDFGANCNDKTKHPVIPDRYIETSYLDQIKGIDPVLQYIKALNN, via the coding sequence ATGAAAACCGCCTTACCTTTTTTATTTCTGTTTTTTCTTTTCTCTTCAGGCTTTGCACAGCGAATTTCTAAAGTAGAAGCAATTGAAGATATAGAACTTCTTGATAAAACGATAAGGGCGGTTCATTATAATCCGTTTTTATTTACTTCATCATTCAAATACCTGCAAAAAGTAAATGAGCTAAAACGTTCACTTCCTGATTCGATTGAGACAAGATTTCTCACTTTAAAACTTGGAGAAATTACAGGCATTATTAATGATGCCCATACGGCACCAAGCGTTATACAATCTATTTTTCAGGCAGATTTCAGGAAACCAGTCTTTTTACCGCTGACCTTTGTTGCCGATAAAAATGGTAAAGCTTATTCAGATGGAAAATCTTCTCGGGATATTATTCCTGCAGGTGCTGAAATCATTTCGGTAAATGGAATATCGGTTTCAGAATTTTATAAGGCAAGTGCATTGCGCGTAGGCGGGCTTCAAACTTACCGAAATGAGATTGCAGTTAAAATGATGGGCTACAACCTTTATCTTTCAGGAATAAGGCCACCTTTCAAAGTTGTTTATCGGCATCAGCAGAAAAAAGTGATCAAAGAAATAGAAAAAGGTGCGATTTTACATGATATAATAGGTGATGCATTCCCAAATCTGGTTAATAAACCTTATGCTTTTAACGTATTGAATAATAAAGTTGCACATATCGAATTAAATACCCTGGCTGGCGATTATCACCCCTACCTCAAATTTTTCGATTCATGCTTTACTATAATAAAACAAAAAAACATTAAGGCTGTTGCCATCGATATTAGAAAAAACACGGGAGGCAATTCCATCAACGCAGATTTACTTTTAGGCTTTTTTAACTCAAAGAGATATATGCTCTCTACCGGAAAAAACTGGAAAATAAGCCAGTTGTATAAAGATAAACTGATGAAACAGGGTGATAGCAGCAATCAATATCTGAAAGAGCAAAACAACAGCATTTGGCAGATCAAAACCTGCGAACCTTATGCACCGAAATACACCAGTGAAGATGCATTTTTTAAAGGCCAGGTTTACCTAATTACTGGCCCGATGACATTCTCCAGCGCGAACATGTTTGCTGATGGCGTAAAACAATTTAAGCTGGCTACTTTGGTGGGAGAATCTACCGGCGAAAATACAAACGACTTTGGTGAAGGCTATCGCTTCCAATTACCAAACAGCAAAATCAGTGTCAGCGTTTCTACCAGTTTAGATTTTGGGGCAAATTGTAACGACAAAACCAAACACCCGGTAATACCCGACCGATATATTGAAACAAGCTATCTTGATCAGATCAAGGGTATTGATCCTGTTCTTCAATATATTAAGGCATTAAACAATTAA
- a CDS encoding DUF3050 domain-containing protein, translated as MHHNIIKIQQEIEPLRQEIISHKVYSAISEIEDLRIFMEHHIFAVWDFMSLLKALQINLTCTTLPWFPVGDPVTRQLINEIVAGEESDVDANGAIKSHFELYLDAMEQCGANTKPINIFLQELKNGKSFNEAFEIAKVPATAKDFVNATFETINSGKTHLQAASFTFGREDLIPNMFFSMVNDLNSTQADKVSIFKYYLERHIEVDGDHHSHLALSMTEKLCEKDETFWAEAEKTAKQALQKRIDLWDAAYAEIVKNKVEA; from the coding sequence ATGCACCATAACATTATAAAAATTCAGCAAGAGATAGAACCACTAAGGCAAGAAATTATTAGCCATAAAGTTTATTCGGCCATTAGTGAAATAGAAGATCTTCGGATTTTTATGGAACATCATATTTTTGCTGTTTGGGATTTCATGTCGCTGCTTAAAGCCTTACAAATTAATTTAACCTGCACTACCTTACCTTGGTTTCCGGTAGGCGATCCTGTTACCCGACAATTGATCAATGAAATTGTGGCAGGTGAAGAATCGGATGTGGATGCTAATGGAGCCATAAAGAGCCACTTTGAACTCTATCTGGATGCAATGGAGCAATGTGGCGCAAACACAAAACCTATCAATATCTTTTTACAGGAACTAAAAAACGGGAAAAGCTTTAATGAGGCTTTCGAAATTGCAAAGGTACCTGCAACTGCAAAAGATTTTGTTAATGCTACTTTCGAAACCATTAACAGTGGAAAAACACATTTACAGGCAGCAAGTTTTACTTTTGGTCGCGAGGATTTAATTCCAAACATGTTTTTTAGCATGGTAAACGACCTGAATAGCACCCAGGCTGATAAAGTTTCGATCTTTAAATACTACCTAGAGCGCCATATCGAAGTAGATGGTGATCACCATAGCCATTTAGCACTCTCCATGACGGAGAAACTTTGCGAAAAAGATGAAACCTTTTGGGCCGAAGCAGAAAAAACCGCAAAGCAGGCGCTACAAAAAAGGATAGACCTGTGGGACGCTGCCTATGCCGAAATTGTTAAAAATAAAGTTGAGGCGTAA
- a CDS encoding carbohydrate kinase family protein, producing the protein MQNKVITIGEILWDVFPEGKKAGGSSMNVALNLHKQSIESSFISAIGNDENGKELFNFLASNHFATNLIQVNTELPTSTVVVQLDENHQATYTIKQPVAWDSIKITDENIAAVKQADALVYCSLTCREEKSKKTILALLENAKIKIFDINLRAPFYSKELIDELLAKADILKINEDEILWVKESFGLSGNTDEQLLKQLSNRFNIEMICLTLGDKGACVLKDGKLFKHAGYKVQVADTVGAGDAFLATFIACYLQGYPMETTLDNACKVGAFVASQAGANPDYNKKIYHMALG; encoded by the coding sequence ATGCAAAATAAAGTAATCACTATTGGCGAAATACTCTGGGATGTTTTCCCGGAAGGTAAAAAAGCTGGCGGCTCGAGCATGAACGTTGCCCTTAATTTACACAAACAAAGTATAGAGAGCAGCTTTATTAGCGCCATAGGCAATGATGAAAACGGAAAAGAGTTATTCAATTTTCTAGCCAGCAATCATTTTGCCACTAATTTGATTCAAGTAAATACCGAATTACCAACCAGTACTGTTGTTGTGCAGCTAGACGAAAATCATCAGGCCACTTATACCATTAAACAACCTGTGGCATGGGATAGTATCAAAATCACCGACGAAAATATAGCAGCCGTAAAACAGGCAGATGCATTGGTATATTGTAGTTTAACCTGCAGGGAAGAAAAATCTAAAAAAACCATTCTTGCGCTTTTAGAAAATGCGAAGATTAAAATATTCGACATTAACCTCCGCGCCCCATTTTATAGCAAAGAATTAATTGATGAGCTTTTGGCCAAAGCGGATATCTTAAAAATAAATGAAGACGAAATTTTATGGGTGAAAGAATCTTTTGGCTTAAGCGGCAATACAGATGAACAACTTTTAAAGCAACTTTCTAATCGGTTTAACATTGAAATGATCTGCCTTACACTTGGCGATAAGGGTGCCTGTGTTTTAAAAGACGGAAAGTTATTTAAACACGCTGGCTATAAGGTACAGGTAGCCGATACCGTTGGTGCAGGAGATGCCTTTTTAGCCACATTTATTGCGTGTTACCTACAAGGTTACCCCATGGAAACCACTTTGGATAATGCCTGTAAGGTTGGTGCTTTTGTAGCTTCGCAAGCTGGTGCAAACCCTGATTATAATAAGAAAATTTACCATATGGCACTGGGGTAA
- a CDS encoding response regulator transcription factor: protein MSKEVKILIVEDDENLRFLVAHRLKAEGYTALEANDGEAGERMILADQPDIVLLDWMMPGKQGAEVCENVRKQGFENLIIMMTAKAQDVDKIDAYNFGASDYITKPFNMDVLVAMLESKVKFIVNKDTAEIHRFGNMEHHPNIHTLFRDGKKIELTILENRILLYFLRNPGKVINRDELMLVVWGYNSDVNTRTLDMHIVRLRKKIELNPDNPQLLQTVRGVGYRFNAG from the coding sequence ATGTCTAAAGAAGTAAAAATATTAATCGTAGAAGATGATGAAAATCTTCGCTTTCTTGTAGCCCACCGTTTAAAGGCTGAAGGTTATACTGCGCTCGAAGCAAATGATGGGGAAGCAGGTGAAAGAATGATTTTAGCCGATCAGCCTGATATTGTTTTATTGGATTGGATGATGCCTGGTAAACAGGGCGCCGAAGTTTGTGAGAATGTGCGCAAGCAAGGTTTCGAAAACCTGATCATTATGATGACGGCTAAAGCACAGGATGTGGATAAAATTGATGCCTACAACTTTGGTGCATCTGATTATATCACCAAACCATTTAATATGGATGTTTTGGTTGCGATGTTGGAGAGTAAGGTGAAATTTATTGTGAATAAAGATACTGCCGAAATTCATCGTTTTGGTAATATGGAACATCATCCAAACATCCACACATTATTCAGAGATGGAAAGAAAATCGAATTGACGATATTGGAAAACCGTATCCTCCTTTATTTCTTGCGCAACCCGGGTAAAGTTATCAACCGTGATGAATTGATGTTGGTGGTGTGGGGCTACAACTCTGATGTGAATACCAGAACGCTTGATATGCATATTGTGCGCTTACGTAAGAAGATAGAATTGAACCCTGATAATCCGCAGTTATTACAAACCGTGAGGGGGGTAGGTTATCGCTTTAACGCGGGATAA
- a CDS encoding sigma 54-interacting transcriptional regulator produces MQNTTLGELKTTGYKSRSVKEELRENLIKVLRDKKTEFEGIIGYDETVIPELQTAILSRHNILLLGLRGQAKTRIARLMVNLLDEYVPYVAGSEIFDDPLNPISWYAKNEIAIKGDDTEIAWLHRSERYTEKLATPDVTVADLIGDVDPIKAATLKLTYNDERVIHFGLIPRAHRSIFVINELPDLQARIQVALFNMLQEKDIQIRGFKLRLPLDIQFVFTANPEDYTNRGSIVTPLKDRIESQILTHYPKTIEISRKITFQEAKLTADQKANIEADGLVKDLIEQIAFEARKSEYIDQKSGVSARLTISAYENLISTAERRMLISGEKNTFVRLSDLAGIIPAITGKIELVYEGELEGPAHVATTLIGKAVKTLFARYFPDPEKAKKSKTANPYTEVTEWFTEGNNVDVTDTLTNAQYKKALMLVPSLYDLVKKFHPKLSENQTLLLMEFVLHGLAEYSQLSKNYLNGGFGFADMFGSLFNAEFDEEEDEDDFR; encoded by the coding sequence ATGCAAAACACCACATTAGGCGAATTAAAAACCACAGGATATAAATCGAGATCTGTAAAAGAAGAGCTTAGGGAAAATCTGATTAAAGTGCTCCGTGATAAAAAAACCGAATTTGAAGGCATTATTGGCTATGATGAAACGGTGATTCCGGAGCTGCAAACAGCCATTTTATCGCGTCATAATATTTTATTACTGGGATTACGCGGACAGGCTAAAACACGTATTGCCCGTTTAATGGTAAACCTACTGGATGAGTATGTGCCATATGTTGCCGGAAGTGAGATTTTTGATGATCCCTTGAATCCAATTTCATGGTATGCTAAAAACGAAATTGCTATAAAAGGCGATGATACCGAAATTGCCTGGTTACACCGCAGCGAAAGGTATACCGAAAAACTGGCTACACCCGATGTTACCGTTGCTGATTTAATTGGCGATGTTGACCCCATTAAGGCCGCTACATTAAAATTAACCTATAATGATGAGCGTGTAATCCACTTTGGCTTAATTCCCCGTGCACACCGAAGCATTTTTGTGATTAATGAGCTTCCGGATTTACAAGCACGTATACAGGTTGCGTTGTTTAACATGTTACAGGAGAAAGATATTCAAATTCGTGGTTTTAAACTGCGCTTACCTTTAGATATCCAGTTCGTATTTACCGCAAACCCTGAAGATTATACCAACCGCGGAAGCATCGTTACACCTTTGAAAGATAGGATTGAAAGTCAGATTTTAACCCACTATCCTAAAACCATCGAAATTTCGCGCAAAATTACTTTTCAGGAGGCCAAATTAACGGCTGATCAAAAAGCAAATATAGAAGCCGATGGACTGGTGAAAGACCTGATAGAGCAAATTGCTTTTGAAGCCCGTAAAAGTGAGTACATCGATCAAAAATCTGGCGTATCGGCCAGGCTGACCATCTCCGCATACGAAAATTTAATCAGCACCGCCGAAAGAAGAATGTTGATCTCTGGCGAGAAAAATACGTTTGTACGTTTATCTGATCTAGCTGGAATTATCCCAGCCATTACGGGTAAAATAGAATTGGTTTACGAAGGCGAATTAGAAGGGCCCGCACATGTAGCCACTACCTTGATCGGCAAAGCGGTTAAAACTTTGTTTGCACGGTATTTCCCCGATCCAGAAAAAGCTAAAAAAAGCAAAACGGCTAATCCTTATACTGAAGTAACCGAATGGTTTACAGAAGGTAATAATGTTGATGTTACCGATACCTTAACCAATGCACAGTATAAAAAAGCGCTGATGCTGGTGCCAAGTTTATACGATCTGGTAAAGAAATTTCATCCTAAATTAAGTGAGAACCAAACTTTACTTTTAATGGAATTTGTATTACATGGTTTAGCTGAATATTCACAATTGAGCAAAAACTATTTAAATGGCGGCTTCGGTTTCGCTGATATGTTTGGCAGTTTATTTAACGCCGAATTTGACGAGGAAGAGGATGAAGACGATTTCAGATAA
- a CDS encoding cupin-like domain-containing protein → MSFILKPVDIVESITPEDFKKNYLKTKRPLVIRGLTKDWPAREKWTTEYLKEIGGELEVPLYDNSKADPSKPINAATAHMKFGDYLDLIKREPTELRIFFFNLFKKVPSLINDVKIPKDLMGGFIESMPAMFFGGSNSVTFLHYDIDLPHIFHTHFGGRKHIVLFDNKWKDRLYCLPNATYALEDYDVANPDFEKFPALNGVEGYEVFLEHGDTLFMPTGMWHWMKYLDGSFSLSLRAWDQSISRKVASVWSLFTHGAIDSLIKMTFKEKYANWREKKAVKIAERALAKGRP, encoded by the coding sequence ATGAGTTTCATTTTAAAACCTGTTGATATCGTTGAGAGCATTACTCCCGAAGATTTTAAGAAAAATTATCTGAAAACTAAACGTCCTTTAGTAATCAGGGGCCTAACCAAAGACTGGCCTGCCAGAGAAAAATGGACGACTGAATATTTAAAGGAAATTGGAGGCGAGCTTGAAGTCCCACTTTACGACAACTCTAAAGCTGATCCATCAAAACCGATTAATGCAGCTACGGCGCATATGAAATTTGGCGATTACCTTGACCTAATTAAACGCGAGCCAACGGAACTGCGCATATTCTTTTTTAATCTGTTTAAAAAAGTACCGAGTTTAATCAATGATGTAAAAATCCCGAAAGATTTAATGGGCGGCTTCATCGAAAGCATGCCTGCAATGTTCTTTGGCGGCTCTAACTCCGTAACCTTTTTACATTACGATATTGATTTACCGCATATTTTCCATACACACTTTGGCGGCAGAAAACATATTGTTTTATTCGACAATAAATGGAAAGACAGATTGTATTGCCTGCCAAATGCAACTTATGCTTTAGAAGATTATGATGTGGCCAACCCTGATTTTGAAAAATTCCCGGCGCTGAATGGTGTAGAAGGTTATGAAGTTTTCTTAGAGCATGGCGATACTTTATTTATGCCAACCGGAATGTGGCACTGGATGAAATATTTAGATGGTTCATTCTCTTTAAGCTTAAGGGCATGGGACCAATCGATTTCGCGTAAAGTGGCCAGTGTTTGGAGCTTATTTACCCATGGCGCAATAGATAGCCTGATAAAAATGACCTTCAAAGAAAAATATGCCAACTGGAGAGAGAAAAAAGCAGTTAAAATTGCCGAAAGGGCTTTAGCCAAAGGCAGGCCGTAA
- a CDS encoding metallophosphoesterase, with the protein MGRLPFIIAACIFIIAFDIYCFKAIIAVFKKWKPNTKKVFTITYWSYSTLLIIGVFCGIYLNLFLTLRAIILVAFFLTVACKLAMLPFLLLDDLRRLFIKIFRKNKKTKISTVPQTAQSTAAEPISRSEFLVKAGLVAAAVPLTSLSWGIISGAYDYQVRRVNLILPNLPKAFDGITMGQISDIHSGSFYNKTAVKGGVEMLLGEKPDFIFFTGDLVNNLTNEVRDYQDIFSKVKAPLGVYSSLGNHDYGDYYFGKESSPAKVKNLKDMVDVHKVMGYDLLMNENRRLKVDGEEIGILGIENWGMGRFPKYGKMELAVQNTDDLPVKLLLSHDPSHWRGEVLKKYPQIDAMFSGHTHGMQFGVRFKEAQWSPVQYIYKEWAGLYQEQKQQLYVNVGYGFLGYPGRVGILPEITIFTLKRA; encoded by the coding sequence ATGGGAAGATTACCTTTCATCATTGCCGCCTGCATTTTCATTATTGCATTTGATATTTACTGCTTTAAAGCCATTATTGCTGTTTTTAAAAAATGGAAACCAAATACGAAAAAGGTATTTACTATTACCTATTGGAGCTATAGCACCTTACTGATCATCGGTGTTTTTTGTGGCATTTACCTCAATCTTTTCCTTACACTGAGGGCTATTATCTTAGTGGCCTTCTTTTTAACCGTAGCTTGTAAACTGGCCATGTTGCCCTTTTTGTTACTTGATGATTTACGCAGGTTGTTCATTAAAATTTTCAGGAAAAATAAAAAAACTAAAATTTCAACCGTACCACAAACAGCACAATCTACGGCTGCAGAGCCCATTTCACGATCGGAATTTTTGGTTAAAGCCGGATTGGTGGCAGCAGCAGTACCCTTAACTTCATTAAGTTGGGGTATTATTTCTGGCGCATACGATTACCAGGTGCGACGGGTAAATTTAATCCTCCCTAACCTACCCAAGGCTTTTGATGGTATTACCATGGGTCAGATTTCTGACATCCACTCTGGTAGCTTTTATAACAAAACGGCTGTAAAAGGCGGTGTAGAAATGTTATTGGGTGAAAAGCCCGATTTTATTTTTTTCACAGGCGATTTGGTAAACAACCTCACCAACGAAGTAAGAGATTACCAGGATATATTTTCGAAAGTAAAAGCACCACTCGGTGTATATTCATCATTAGGCAACCACGACTATGGTGATTATTATTTTGGAAAGGAATCATCTCCTGCCAAGGTAAAAAACCTGAAAGATATGGTTGATGTGCATAAAGTAATGGGTTACGACTTACTCATGAACGAAAACCGGAGATTAAAAGTAGACGGAGAAGAAATCGGGATTTTAGGGATTGAAAACTGGGGTATGGGCCGCTTTCCAAAATATGGAAAAATGGAACTGGCCGTTCAAAATACGGATGATTTACCGGTTAAACTTTTGCTCAGTCACGATCCTTCACACTGGCGCGGAGAGGTTTTGAAAAAATACCCGCAAATAGATGCCATGTTTAGTGGGCATACGCACGGAATGCAGTTTGGTGTTCGTTTTAAAGAGGCGCAATGGAGCCCCGTGCAATACATTTACAAAGAATGGGCAGGTTTGTACCAGGAGCAAAAACAACAGCTTTATGTTAATGTGGGCTATGGCTTTTTAGGTTATCCGGGTAGGGTTGGTATTTTACCTGAGATTACAATATTTACTTTGAAGAGGGCTTAG
- a CDS encoding AAA family ATPase, translated as MDFNGYLLSLRLKQEHLPNGYPFNIPCLKSFEKLDFHPNVTFFTGENGIGKSTLTEAIAVYLGFNAEGGGKNFNFKSTATHSALHDYLIMTKGYKKIKDGYFLRGESFYNVASEIDKLDEEPGAPKIIDSYGGISLHEQSHGESFWSVFMNRFWGNGVYILDEPESALSATKQIAMLSKINNLVGKNAQFIIATHSPILLSYPNAWIYEMTENKIARVKYEESEVYRVYKSFLDHPQRILDNIFTSNT; from the coding sequence ATGGATTTTAACGGATATCTTTTATCATTAAGGTTAAAACAAGAGCACCTTCCTAACGGATATCCGTTTAATATTCCATGCTTAAAATCTTTTGAAAAGTTAGACTTTCACCCTAATGTTACCTTTTTTACCGGCGAAAACGGCATTGGAAAGTCGACCCTGACTGAAGCTATAGCAGTTTATCTTGGTTTTAATGCAGAAGGTGGGGGTAAGAATTTCAACTTTAAAAGTACAGCAACACATTCTGCTTTGCATGATTACCTAATTATGACGAAGGGGTATAAAAAAATTAAAGATGGCTACTTTTTAAGGGGAGAAAGTTTCTATAACGTTGCCAGCGAGATTGATAAGCTAGACGAGGAACCTGGCGCACCAAAAATTATAGATTCTTATGGCGGTATTTCCTTACACGAACAATCGCACGGGGAATCCTTTTGGTCGGTATTTATGAACCGATTTTGGGGCAATGGTGTTTATATTCTCGATGAGCCCGAATCGGCACTTTCTGCGACGAAACAAATTGCCATGTTATCCAAAATCAATAATCTGGTCGGCAAAAATGCGCAATTTATTATCGCAACACACTCTCCCATCTTATTATCCTACCCCAATGCCTGGATATATGAAATGACTGAAAATAAAATAGCCAGGGTTAAATATGAAGAATCTGAGGTTTATAGAGTTTATAAATCTTTTTTAGATCATCCTCAACGAATATTAGATAATATATTTACTTCAAATACTTAA